A window of the Lepisosteus oculatus isolate fLepOcu1 chromosome 14, fLepOcu1.hap2, whole genome shotgun sequence genome harbors these coding sequences:
- the LOC138243441 gene encoding histone H4-like, which translates to MSGRGKGGKGLGKGGAKRHRKVLRDNIQGITKTAIRRLARRGGVKRISGLNYEETRGVLKVFLENVTCTEHAKHTKRKTVTAMDVVYALKRQGRTLYGFGG; encoded by the coding sequence ATGTCTGGAAGAGGCAAAGGCGGAAAGGGACTCGGGAAAGGAGGCGCTAAACGTCACCGTAAGGTTCTCCGTGACAACATCCAGGGAATCACCAAGACCGCCATCCGCCGCCTGGCTCGCCGTGGGGGAGTGAAGCGGATCTCCGGGCTGAACTATGAGGAGACCCGCggggtgctgaaggtgttcctggagaacgTCACCTGCACCGAGCACGCCAAGCACACCAAGAGGAAGACCGTCACCGCCATGGACGTGGTGTACGCGCTGAAGCGCCAGGGCCGCACCCTGTACGGCTTCGGAGGCTAA